The following proteins are encoded in a genomic region of Gimesia algae:
- a CDS encoding PSD1 and planctomycete cytochrome C domain-containing protein, protein MSIRNPRRIHSASFLMLLFLLTGSARTAQSAEKVDYLKEIKPLFAEKCFACHSALKEEAELRLETRELMLKGSYSGAVIHPGKPDKSMLLERIMAKEDEQMPPPEDGSRLSDHDIALIRTWIEQGAVTPKEEIPGSPKDHWAFQTPVKAKVPNVGLKNPIDAFLEVKRRQQGLVAVAPASRRVLIRRVYLDLIGLPPSQEEIEKFANDTDDDAYGKVVQKLLASPQYGERWGRHWMDIWRYTDWYGLGKQLRNSQKHIWHWRDWIIESLNRDSSYGEMVQDMLAADELKPTDHEALRATGFLARHYYLFNRTTWLDSTLEHTSKAFLGLTMNCAKCHDHKYDPLTHVDYYSMRAIFEPYQVRLDPLPGQIDLEQNGLPRIFDAHADTKTYLHIRGDEKNPDKSQEMQPATPEIFTFDEFKVSSVTLPAKAHYPALQEFVLQDQLKAAKEKMVAAQNASDQATTQLAQLEQTAQTKVAANVSDQAVTFLEDDFQKENPEFWALGPGEWTYLDGKLIQTKTGYGRAYLRSKQNHPHDFKARFKFKTTGGDKWRSVGLAFDVTGDREKMIYLSAVQPGSKLQVSYKENGKSIYPAEGRHACEVKLNQPYELELKVRDQLVNIAINGAHALSYRLPLPRETGKLELLAFDAAAEFEQINVQTLASAETMIEGKQPVKMSLALAQAKVARAQATLKVASLYPETLQTAYTVEKARLNGVSENELTALTHAAALAARKYELAVAEENLAQAREKAETASGDAKQKLTKEIAAAEKAVKTAKESVSKPGEKYTRIRASRKALEGPAEKNDSRYQPYPETSTGRRSALARWITHQKNPLTARVAVNHIWLRHFGEPLVEDVTDFGLRAKRPVHQDLLDWLAVEFMEHEWSMKHLHTLMVTSQAYQLSSSTLNSNPENLTKDETNRYYWKRNTVRMESEVIRDSLLHLAGELDLTLGGPTIDPDKNKDSRRRSLYFTYSRDSQEKFIGMFDAADIFACYRRNESVVPQQALTLANSKVSLQMARKMVQNIREQQPSLSDQEFIRLAYARILCEEPTPREFEICSQALSETQATLKAAKHQNPIWRSRENLVHALLNHNDFITIR, encoded by the coding sequence ATGAGCATACGAAATCCTCGACGAATTCATTCCGCTTCTTTCCTCATGCTGCTGTTTCTGCTGACAGGATCTGCCCGAACAGCCCAGTCTGCTGAAAAAGTAGATTACCTGAAAGAGATCAAGCCCCTCTTTGCAGAGAAGTGCTTTGCCTGTCACAGCGCTCTGAAAGAAGAGGCTGAGTTACGTCTGGAGACACGGGAGCTGATGCTCAAAGGAAGTTACTCGGGAGCTGTCATTCATCCGGGGAAGCCGGACAAGAGCATGCTGCTGGAACGCATTATGGCTAAAGAAGATGAGCAGATGCCGCCTCCTGAGGATGGGTCGCGACTTTCTGATCATGATATTGCTCTCATCAGAACCTGGATCGAACAGGGAGCCGTCACACCCAAAGAAGAAATTCCGGGAAGTCCCAAAGATCACTGGGCTTTTCAGACACCTGTGAAGGCAAAGGTCCCCAATGTCGGTTTGAAAAATCCGATCGACGCTTTTCTGGAAGTAAAACGTCGGCAGCAGGGACTGGTGGCTGTTGCACCTGCATCGCGTCGTGTTTTAATCCGTCGTGTCTATCTGGATCTGATCGGCCTGCCTCCGTCACAAGAGGAGATCGAGAAGTTTGCGAACGATACCGATGACGATGCTTACGGGAAAGTCGTACAAAAATTACTGGCGAGCCCACAATATGGCGAGCGCTGGGGACGCCATTGGATGGATATCTGGCGCTACACCGACTGGTACGGTCTAGGCAAACAATTACGCAACAGTCAGAAGCACATCTGGCATTGGCGCGACTGGATTATTGAATCCTTGAACCGTGACAGCAGTTATGGAGAAATGGTTCAGGATATGCTTGCCGCGGATGAGCTGAAACCAACCGACCACGAGGCACTGCGTGCTACCGGTTTTCTGGCGCGGCATTACTATCTGTTTAACCGCACGACCTGGCTGGACAGCACTCTGGAACATACTTCTAAAGCGTTTCTGGGACTGACCATGAATTGTGCCAAGTGCCACGATCATAAATACGATCCACTGACCCACGTTGATTATTATTCTATGCGGGCAATCTTCGAACCATATCAGGTCCGTCTGGATCCACTGCCGGGTCAAATCGATCTGGAACAGAATGGGTTACCGCGGATCTTTGATGCCCACGCAGACACCAAAACTTATCTGCACATCCGGGGCGATGAGAAAAATCCGGATAAAAGCCAGGAGATGCAACCGGCGACTCCGGAGATCTTCACTTTCGATGAATTTAAGGTTTCATCAGTCACTCTACCGGCGAAAGCACATTATCCTGCCTTACAGGAGTTTGTTCTACAGGATCAACTGAAGGCCGCAAAAGAAAAAATGGTGGCCGCGCAGAATGCGTCTGACCAGGCGACGACACAACTGGCTCAGCTGGAGCAGACTGCACAGACTAAAGTCGCTGCAAACGTATCTGACCAGGCAGTGACATTTCTGGAAGATGATTTTCAAAAAGAGAATCCTGAGTTCTGGGCGCTGGGCCCTGGTGAATGGACGTACCTGGATGGTAAGCTGATTCAGACAAAAACGGGTTATGGTCGCGCGTATTTACGTTCGAAACAGAACCATCCGCATGATTTCAAAGCCCGCTTCAAATTCAAGACCACGGGTGGTGATAAATGGCGTTCTGTCGGTCTGGCGTTTGACGTGACCGGCGATCGGGAAAAGATGATCTACCTGAGTGCGGTACAGCCGGGCTCAAAACTGCAGGTCTCTTATAAAGAGAATGGCAAATCCATTTATCCCGCCGAGGGGCGACACGCCTGCGAAGTCAAACTGAATCAACCCTATGAACTGGAACTGAAAGTTCGCGATCAACTGGTAAATATCGCCATCAATGGCGCGCATGCCCTTTCCTATCGTCTGCCTCTCCCACGCGAAACCGGTAAGCTGGAACTGTTGGCGTTTGACGCAGCAGCGGAATTCGAACAGATCAATGTTCAAACTCTGGCATCCGCTGAAACGATGATTGAAGGCAAGCAGCCTGTGAAAATGTCACTGGCACTCGCGCAGGCAAAGGTGGCACGGGCTCAGGCGACGTTGAAAGTCGCAAGTCTGTACCCGGAGACATTACAGACTGCTTACACCGTTGAGAAAGCTCGCCTGAATGGTGTTTCCGAAAATGAACTGACCGCATTGACGCATGCTGCTGCACTGGCAGCTCGAAAATATGAACTGGCAGTGGCAGAAGAGAATCTGGCGCAGGCCCGAGAGAAAGCAGAAACAGCCAGCGGAGATGCGAAGCAGAAACTCACGAAAGAAATCGCCGCAGCGGAAAAAGCAGTCAAGACAGCAAAAGAGTCGGTCAGTAAACCCGGTGAAAAATACACGCGGATTCGCGCCTCACGAAAAGCCTTAGAAGGTCCAGCTGAAAAAAATGATTCCCGTTATCAACCCTATCCTGAAACCAGTACCGGCCGTCGTTCGGCACTGGCACGCTGGATTACACATCAAAAAAATCCATTGACGGCACGAGTGGCTGTGAATCATATCTGGCTGCGTCATTTTGGCGAACCGCTGGTCGAAGATGTGACAGATTTCGGATTGAGAGCGAAGCGCCCCGTACATCAGGATCTGCTGGACTGGCTGGCGGTCGAGTTTATGGAACATGAATGGAGCATGAAACATCTGCATACGCTGATGGTAACTTCGCAAGCCTATCAGCTCAGTAGTTCCACCCTGAATAGCAATCCAGAGAACCTGACGAAAGATGAAACGAACCGGTACTACTGGAAACGGAATACCGTGCGGATGGAATCAGAAGTCATTCGCGACAGCCTGCTGCATCTGGCGGGTGAACTGGATCTGACTTTGGGAGGCCCGACGATTGATCCTGACAAGAATAAGGATAGTAGACGCCGCAGCCTGTATTTCACGTACTCCCGTGATTCGCAGGAGAAGTTTATCGGCATGTTTGATGCGGCTGATATCTTTGCCTGTTATCGTCGCAATGAAAGTGTGGTTCCTCAGCAGGCGCTCACACTGGCGAACAGCAAAGTCTCTCTACAGATGGCACGGAAAATGGTTCAAAACATTCGCGAGCAGCAGCCTTCGCTGAGTGATCAGGAATTTATCAGACTGGCCTATGCACGAATTCTGTGTGAGGAACCAACGCCCCGGGAATTTGAAATCTGTAGTCAGGCGTTATCCGAGACGCAGGCCACTTTAAAAGCAGCGAAACATCAGAATCCAATCTGGCGATCACGTGAGAATCTGGTGCACGCCTTACTTAATCATAACGATTTCATCACGATCCGCTGA
- a CDS encoding FHIPEP family type III secretion protein — MTDDANLSNEPGTHNEFSQDSIYLISYPKIVFLYPTLLVSIAAAIYMTFAGESAHIGGPSEHMAEVMALIFLGVFGLNLTVLAFDFPRTTSLTLFFLGAALFMGAWMILRFNPGIIPPLTNMLKGLRPWANSQMYWLFSSILGLIFICVAIYVRFDYWEVKGNELLHHHGFLSDLERFSAPNLKIDKEISDIFEYILLRSGRLVLHPRNEPRAIVLDNVPFISKKEKQITRMLGALQVQVRTDKN, encoded by the coding sequence ATGACTGATGATGCTAATTTGAGTAATGAACCAGGAACTCACAATGAGTTTTCTCAGGATAGTATCTACCTGATTTCCTATCCCAAAATTGTGTTTCTGTACCCTACACTGCTGGTTTCCATAGCCGCTGCGATTTACATGACCTTCGCTGGAGAGTCGGCCCACATTGGTGGCCCCAGCGAGCATATGGCGGAAGTCATGGCGTTGATCTTTCTCGGGGTCTTTGGTTTAAACCTGACGGTCCTGGCATTCGATTTTCCGCGTACGACATCCCTGACACTGTTCTTCCTGGGGGCTGCCTTATTTATGGGGGCCTGGATGATCCTGCGATTTAATCCGGGGATTATTCCTCCCCTGACCAACATGCTGAAAGGTTTACGCCCTTGGGCAAACTCTCAGATGTACTGGCTGTTTTCCAGCATTCTGGGGCTCATCTTTATCTGTGTGGCCATTTATGTCCGCTTTGATTACTGGGAAGTCAAAGGCAACGAACTCCTGCATCACCATGGATTTCTGAGCGATCTGGAACGATTTTCTGCACCAAACCTGAAGATCGATAAAGAAATCAGCGATATCTTTGAGTATATCCTGCTGCGTTCCGGGCGACTGGTGCTGCACCCGCGCAATGAACCCCGGGCGATCGTATTGGATAATGTGCCATTTATTTCCAAGAAGGAAAAACAGATTACCCGCATGCTGGGTGCCCTGCAGGTCCAGGTTCGGACCGACAAAAACTAA
- the smpB gene encoding SsrA-binding protein SmpB produces the protein MGKKGKKKASKEDPNSRTICQNRKARHNYEILETLDCGIVLAGSEVKSIRANKVSIEEGFARMQNDEVWLFNVDIALYPQANTMNHQTRRPRKLLMKKAEIRKFAERSENSSLTLVPLTMYFTRGLVKVKLGIAKGRKLHDKREKLKKDSARMDIQRAMRARNN, from the coding sequence ATGGGTAAAAAAGGAAAAAAGAAAGCTTCGAAAGAAGACCCGAATTCACGTACGATTTGCCAGAACCGTAAAGCCCGGCACAATTACGAAATTCTGGAGACACTGGACTGCGGAATTGTGCTGGCCGGCAGTGAAGTCAAAAGCATTCGCGCCAATAAGGTTTCGATCGAGGAAGGTTTTGCGCGGATGCAGAATGACGAGGTCTGGCTGTTCAATGTTGATATCGCCCTGTATCCACAGGCCAATACCATGAACCACCAGACCCGCAGGCCACGGAAACTGCTGATGAAAAAAGCTGAGATCCGCAAATTCGCCGAACGATCTGAAAACTCCAGCCTGACATTAGTCCCGCTCACCATGTACTTCACTCGAGGACTGGTGAAAGTCAAACTGGGAATCGCCAAAGGCCGCAAACTGCACGATAAACGCGAAAAGCTCAAGAAAGACTCCGCCCGCATGGATATCCAGCGGGCAATGCGAGCCAGAAATAATTAA
- a CDS encoding PASTA domain-containing protein, with protein MKLKPVLLQSALVFTCCTAAGLLLCNQLSQAQGQQPAANQVPQVEQQLPAALEQILKNWENESAKIQKLEGNHLRREYDDVFQVEKKSEGKFYYEQPDKGRIDISGMKIPEGAKSDKPNDKGGFYALKPGQDERWICDGKRIFSIDENEKKYEVYPIPLERRGVNIMEGPLPFLFGMPAKVAKERYFLKLLVNTPEQIIIAAKPRRKADAANYREAKIKLDPKTYLPAAVQLIHPSGKQSTVYIFSDVVANKNRIIDRIWGTDPFTPKLAGYRLEGKVAAVPEEKKVERPVQQPIQRPVQQVPVQQATFKVPNMVGHDFQSAEALLQKMGFQTKVWPGDPADEPRLIHHVYQQVPVPGATAKKGQTVHLKLYIDPNKAKD; from the coding sequence ATGAAATTAAAACCTGTCTTACTTCAAAGCGCACTCGTTTTCACCTGTTGTACTGCAGCGGGCCTGCTGCTGTGCAATCAGCTTTCTCAAGCGCAGGGACAACAACCCGCTGCCAATCAGGTACCCCAGGTCGAGCAACAATTACCAGCTGCGCTGGAACAGATCCTGAAAAACTGGGAAAATGAATCAGCCAAAATTCAAAAGCTGGAAGGCAACCATCTTCGCCGCGAGTATGACGATGTATTCCAGGTCGAAAAAAAATCGGAAGGTAAATTCTATTACGAGCAGCCTGATAAAGGGCGTATCGATATCTCTGGAATGAAAATTCCAGAGGGTGCGAAAAGCGATAAACCCAATGATAAAGGTGGTTTTTATGCGCTGAAACCAGGTCAGGATGAACGCTGGATCTGTGACGGCAAACGGATTTTTTCCATTGATGAAAACGAAAAAAAATATGAAGTCTATCCCATTCCTCTGGAGCGACGTGGCGTCAATATCATGGAAGGTCCACTCCCTTTTCTGTTTGGTATGCCAGCGAAAGTTGCCAAAGAGCGTTACTTTTTGAAGCTGCTGGTCAATACGCCCGAGCAGATCATCATTGCCGCTAAACCACGTCGTAAGGCCGATGCTGCCAATTACCGTGAAGCAAAAATCAAGCTGGATCCGAAGACCTATTTACCCGCAGCCGTACAGTTGATTCATCCCAGCGGAAAGCAGTCAACCGTTTATATTTTCAGTGATGTGGTTGCCAATAAAAATCGGATCATCGACAGAATCTGGGGAACCGACCCATTTACTCCTAAACTGGCTGGGTATCGACTGGAAGGAAAAGTGGCCGCAGTACCGGAGGAGAAAAAAGTGGAACGCCCGGTGCAGCAACCTATACAACGTCCAGTTCAACAGGTTCCTGTCCAGCAAGCGACTTTCAAAGTTCCCAACATGGTCGGACACGATTTTCAATCCGCCGAAGCCTTGCTGCAAAAGATGGGTTTCCAGACTAAAGTGTGGCCCGGTGATCCTGCGGATGAGCCCAGACTGATCCATCACGTTTATCAGCAGGTCCCCGTACCAGGTGCTACTGCTAAAAAGGGTCAGACAGTTCATCTCAAACTGTATATCGATCCGAATAAAGCAAAGGATTAA
- the lptE gene encoding LPS assembly lipoprotein LptE: protein MERFLVKMLLLILLSFDMAGCGYTVGNSYQTDVQTVYVPIFENKTFRRGFEYQLTEAVQQKIQSRTPFHLAKGEAADTRLTGTIKQIDKSVLATTQNNDPRNLNLRFVVEVTWEDMRTGRILSQQEVPISADVVQLVSQAAFAPEVGQSLATATHTATDSLANQIVQLMESPW from the coding sequence ATGGAACGTTTCCTGGTTAAAATGTTATTACTGATTCTGTTGTCTTTTGATATGGCAGGCTGCGGTTACACCGTGGGTAATTCCTATCAGACAGATGTGCAGACCGTTTATGTACCCATCTTTGAAAACAAGACTTTTCGACGCGGTTTTGAATATCAGCTGACTGAAGCGGTCCAGCAAAAAATTCAGTCTCGCACTCCCTTTCATCTGGCCAAAGGGGAGGCAGCTGATACACGTTTAACCGGAACGATTAAACAAATTGATAAAAGTGTTTTAGCAACGACACAAAATAACGACCCGCGAAACCTGAATCTGAGGTTTGTGGTTGAGGTGACCTGGGAAGATATGCGGACGGGGAGGATTCTGTCACAACAGGAAGTGCCAATCTCTGCGGATGTGGTGCAACTGGTTTCACAGGCTGCGTTTGCACCCGAAGTCGGGCAATCTCTGGCGACCGCCACCCATACCGCGACCGACAGTCTGGCGAACCAGATTGTTCAATTAATGGAATCACCCTGGTAA
- the bamD gene encoding outer membrane protein assembly factor BamD, with amino-acid sequence MSTSDIQYHTSNLPRFILLTSAMMVCGLVSGCAMFGDRASDFSAMKPPWSKKSETDNPSIEGVRGPMQRIMQTAMWEKKKESNFFEPSVGAAEYQKANATFKAQDYKAAEKEFKAIVKRFKNDPIKEDAQFMVAESQFAQKKYSWAQDSYDQLLVDFPSTRHLDQTTKRMFTIARYWLQEPTIVKGSEIEQVNLEKPGSETPEIPSDGKDRKSRWALLPNLFDRSRPVFDTENRALEALKSIWLHDPTGPLADDSLMLTASYYLKKGRYMDADRTFSLLREEYPKSPHLKDAFMLGTHVKLMSYQGPAYDATVLKDAGELKETTLRLFPEAQQARLKEELKKIEQAKAKREWETVQYWMRRSKPKSAAIYCNLLIEHYPTSPFANQARELLAELGRENTSHLWANYATPKKQVTEQPEPARSFLPGLPGFGKSEPAPVKAPANAAEVPRELEPPGRLQLEGFGEPIRKIPLEEEAEPARIKL; translated from the coding sequence ATGTCCACTTCAGACATACAATATCACACTTCAAACCTGCCTCGATTCATTTTGCTCACTTCAGCAATGATGGTCTGTGGCCTGGTTTCGGGTTGCGCCATGTTTGGTGATCGCGCTTCGGATTTTTCCGCGATGAAACCGCCATGGTCTAAAAAGAGCGAGACCGATAACCCTTCGATCGAGGGAGTGCGGGGCCCGATGCAGCGAATCATGCAGACCGCAATGTGGGAAAAAAAGAAAGAGTCAAATTTCTTCGAGCCCTCAGTCGGTGCCGCCGAATATCAGAAGGCAAATGCAACATTCAAAGCGCAGGATTACAAAGCAGCTGAAAAAGAATTCAAGGCGATCGTCAAAAGGTTTAAGAACGATCCTATCAAAGAAGATGCCCAGTTCATGGTGGCAGAATCTCAATTTGCACAAAAAAAATATTCCTGGGCACAAGACAGCTATGATCAGTTACTGGTCGATTTTCCCTCGACGCGCCATCTGGATCAGACAACCAAAAGAATGTTTACGATAGCCCGTTACTGGCTGCAGGAACCGACTATCGTCAAAGGGAGTGAAATCGAGCAGGTCAATCTGGAAAAACCCGGCTCTGAGACTCCGGAGATTCCCTCTGACGGCAAAGATCGAAAATCACGCTGGGCATTACTGCCGAATCTGTTTGACCGCAGCCGACCTGTGTTTGATACTGAAAACAGGGCACTGGAAGCGCTTAAATCGATCTGGTTGCACGATCCGACTGGCCCCCTTGCTGATGATTCCCTGATGCTGACCGCCAGTTACTATCTGAAAAAAGGTCGCTACATGGACGCCGACCGGACATTCAGCCTGCTGCGGGAAGAATATCCCAAAAGTCCGCATCTGAAAGATGCCTTCATGCTCGGAACACATGTGAAACTGATGTCGTATCAGGGACCCGCCTATGATGCCACCGTGTTGAAAGATGCGGGAGAACTGAAAGAGACGACACTCAGACTCTTCCCGGAAGCCCAGCAGGCCCGTCTTAAGGAAGAGCTGAAAAAAATCGAACAGGCTAAAGCGAAGCGAGAGTGGGAAACGGTGCAATACTGGATGCGTCGCAGTAAACCCAAATCGGCAGCCATTTATTGTAACCTGTTGATTGAACATTACCCCACTTCGCCGTTTGCCAATCAGGCCCGAGAGTTACTGGCAGAACTCGGGCGAGAAAACACCAGCCATCTCTGGGCGAATTATGCGACACCGAAAAAGCAGGTCACCGAACAGCCTGAACCAGCCAGATCTTTTCTGCCTGGTCTGCCTGGATTTGGAAAATCCGAACCAGCTCCTGTGAAAGCACCCGCCAACGCAGCCGAGGTACCTCGCGAACTGGAACCGCCGGGACGCTTGCAACTGGAAGGTTTTGGTGAACCGATCAGAAAGATACCCCTGGAAGAAGAGGCAGAGCCAGCTCGAATTAAACTGTAA
- the recO gene encoding DNA repair protein RecO: protein MSNEKTEGVVIRLADFSESSKVITWFTRDFGKTAALAKGAKRLKSSFEAAIDLLATCRIVFIRKSSGGLDILTEAQLVNRFRPYPGNLSNLYVGYYIAELLDALTEEYDPHPELYDAACEVLRHLQEHDDFQKSLIKFELTILEEIGQLPQFEYCAGCSRELGPSESYLYDAGNGGLYCQDCEQQRHGNVRVSRGTITILQKLSDENTLLSQRLNLSLQQQREIRQLLSTTMSHILGRRPKMAPYLQL, encoded by the coding sequence ATGTCCAATGAAAAAACCGAAGGTGTTGTGATTCGGCTGGCTGATTTCAGCGAATCCAGTAAAGTGATCACCTGGTTTACCCGAGATTTTGGGAAGACTGCAGCGTTGGCGAAAGGTGCAAAAAGGCTGAAAAGCTCGTTTGAGGCTGCTATTGACTTGTTAGCCACATGTCGGATAGTCTTCATCCGAAAATCTTCCGGCGGGCTTGATATTTTAACCGAAGCTCAGCTGGTAAATCGTTTTCGCCCTTATCCTGGAAATCTATCCAACCTGTATGTGGGCTATTACATTGCCGAATTACTGGATGCTTTGACTGAGGAATATGATCCTCATCCGGAGCTCTACGATGCGGCTTGTGAAGTTTTACGACACTTACAGGAACACGATGATTTTCAGAAATCGTTGATAAAATTCGAGTTAACCATTTTAGAAGAAATCGGTCAGTTACCTCAGTTCGAATACTGTGCAGGATGCAGTCGAGAACTCGGGCCGTCGGAATCGTATCTGTATGATGCCGGTAATGGCGGGCTGTATTGTCAGGATTGTGAACAACAGCGACATGGCAACGTACGCGTTTCCCGTGGCACGATTACAATCTTGCAGAAGCTGTCCGACGAGAATACTTTACTTTCCCAGCGATTAAACCTATCCCTTCAGCAGCAACGAGAAATTCGACAACTACTGTCAACAACCATGTCTCATATCCTGGGACGCCGCCCCAAAATGGCGCCCTACCTTCAATTATAA
- a CDS encoding MFS transporter encodes MVRRLMLAGLFLFVVGLATSTFSPSDALAAGRGQPTDWNRFYHYPYVYYPQNFQRPQGSYDNLYYRYPENRRIPVYNKDWHNFYPSDRPYHKGNHFFLDVF; translated from the coding sequence ATGGTGCGGCGTCTCATGCTCGCAGGGTTGTTCCTGTTTGTGGTTGGGTTGGCCACGTCTACCTTTTCGCCTTCCGATGCTTTGGCGGCTGGTCGTGGACAACCTACTGACTGGAATCGTTTTTACCACTACCCTTATGTTTATTATCCCCAGAACTTCCAGAGACCACAGGGTAGCTACGATAACCTCTACTATCGCTATCCGGAAAACAGAAGAATTCCTGTCTACAACAAAGACTGGCATAATTTCTACCCCAGTGATCGTCCTTATCATAAAGGCAATCATTTCTTTCTGGACGTCTTTTAA
- a CDS encoding alpha/beta hydrolase produces MDFTQRLKWIEQVMNAEQLQSPAENRILGMQGDTETPLQLPLKNISLFRPEHYEPGYAYPLVIWLHPDGGSEHDLHHIMPQISLRNYLGLSFRAPAIDPAAPENGYHWPDSHLFAAQFVESIQKTVLELRKVLNIHEDRIYLAGTVNGCSMATKLLLKAPRFFAGAALLNGRFSDKDFQKTSGASLKANRVLLDRRSTNHSDSKLSAQWLSRMWETTGADIQTVNSLKTETTQDTELFRILDRWIMEGISTAWLV; encoded by the coding sequence ATGGATTTTACGCAGCGTCTTAAATGGATTGAACAGGTAATGAATGCCGAGCAATTGCAGTCGCCGGCTGAAAACAGAATCCTGGGTATGCAGGGCGATACGGAAACACCGTTACAACTGCCTCTCAAAAATATTTCGCTGTTTCGCCCCGAGCATTATGAGCCGGGTTATGCCTATCCCCTGGTGATCTGGCTGCACCCGGACGGGGGATCAGAGCATGATCTGCATCATATCATGCCTCAAATCAGCCTGCGAAATTATCTGGGGCTTTCCTTTCGTGCGCCTGCCATCGATCCTGCAGCACCGGAGAACGGGTATCACTGGCCCGACAGTCATCTGTTTGCCGCCCAGTTCGTGGAAAGCATTCAAAAAACAGTCCTGGAACTGCGTAAAGTACTGAATATCCATGAAGATCGAATCTATCTGGCAGGGACTGTAAATGGCTGTTCGATGGCTACAAAGCTGTTACTGAAAGCCCCCCGCTTTTTTGCCGGTGCCGCTCTGTTGAACGGAAGGTTCAGTGATAAAGATTTTCAGAAAACATCCGGTGCCAGTCTGAAGGCAAACCGGGTGCTCCTCGACCGCCGTTCCACAAATCATTCTGACAGCAAACTTTCTGCACAGTGGTTGAGCCGCATGTGGGAGACCACAGGGGCAGATATCCAAACTGTTAATTCTCTGAAAACGGAAACCACTCAAGATACAGAGTTGTTCCGCATTCTGGACCGCTGGATCATGGAAGGCATCTCGACAGCATGGCTTGTTTAA
- a CDS encoding peptidoglycan recognition protein family protein: MKGIIMCCVAMLPAFEISGCAQRNSLPPVAINSPTPAPQYSPQVAKPVPGAPLFTTPPTIAVEPLAIEPQNPWKPEAEVRDWEYIVIHHTASSTGSVESIHDLHSKKKDKSGNSWLGIGYHFVIGNGNGMPDGAIESTFRWREQMHGAHAGNNKYNQHGIGICLVGNFENEPPTDAQLAAVKKLVGVLKAEYNITSDHVQGHRDVKATACPGKYFPMSEVASAVDLPVYGATSPAGTNPASKMELAYQK, encoded by the coding sequence ATGAAGGGCATCATAATGTGTTGTGTCGCGATGCTGCCGGCCTTTGAAATCTCAGGATGCGCTCAGCGGAACTCCTTACCTCCTGTGGCGATCAATTCTCCAACACCGGCTCCCCAATACTCACCACAGGTCGCGAAACCTGTACCCGGTGCGCCGTTATTTACCACACCTCCTACAATTGCTGTTGAACCACTGGCAATCGAGCCACAAAATCCCTGGAAACCAGAGGCGGAAGTCCGCGACTGGGAGTACATTGTGATTCATCATACCGCGTCCTCAACCGGCAGTGTGGAAAGTATCCATGACTTGCACAGCAAGAAAAAAGATAAATCGGGTAATTCCTGGCTGGGCATTGGTTATCACTTTGTGATTGGTAACGGCAACGGAATGCCCGATGGCGCGATCGAATCTACGTTCCGCTGGCGCGAGCAGATGCATGGTGCCCATGCCGGAAATAACAAATATAACCAGCACGGAATTGGAATCTGTCTGGTTGGGAACTTCGAAAATGAGCCCCCCACCGATGCGCAGCTGGCTGCTGTGAAAAAACTGGTGGGTGTTCTCAAAGCGGAATACAACATTACCAGTGATCACGTACAGGGGCACCGCGATGTCAAAGCGACTGCCTGCCCGGGTAAATACTTCCCGATGAGCGAAGTGGCTTCAGCCGTTGATCTTCCCGTTTATGGTGCAACCAGCCCTGCCGGGACGAATCCTGCCTCAAAAATGGAACTGGCTTACCAGAAATAA